The following coding sequences are from one Capsicum annuum cultivar UCD-10X-F1 chromosome 3, UCD10Xv1.1, whole genome shotgun sequence window:
- the LOC107864073 gene encoding syntaxin-43 isoform X2, with translation MICSSPTKKCEDAFTVGLPPAWVDVSEEVAASIHQAQVKLAELKKCHAKALTPSFGDGREDQHVIEVLTMEITDILRKSEKRLQKLSARGSSEDSNVRKNVQRSLATDLQNLSVELRRMQSLYLKQLRQQSEGHDGLDLEMNEKKSSFLDDDFNDVGFTDLQMATGHRDEQFTAEREREIRQVLKSVNELAQILKDLSVLVIDQGTIVDRIDHNVQSVSASVEEGFKQLQKAERSQRKGGMVKCATVLVIMCFVMLVLLVLKQILL, from the exons ATGATCTGCTCCTCACCAACGAAGAAATGCGA GGATGCATTTACAGTGGGTTTACCTCCAGCCTGGGTTGATGTTTCTGAAGAAGTTGCAGCTAGCATACATCAGGCTCAAGTCAAATTGGCAGAATTAAAGAAGTGCCATGCTAAAGCTCTGACTCCATCTTTTGGTGATGGAAGAGAAGATCAACATGTGATAGAGGTTCTGACCATGGAGATTACAGATATATTAAGGAAGTCAGAGAAGAGATTACAGAAGCTTTCAGCAAGAGGATCTTCTGAGGATTCAAATGTTAGAAAAAATGTGCAG CGTTCTCTGGCGACAGACCTTCAAAACCTTTCTGTTGAGCTTCGGAGGATGCAATCACTGTATCTTAAACAGTTGCGGCAGCAATCAGAG GGACATGATGGACTTGATTTGGAGATGAATGAAAAGAAGTCTAGCTTTCTGGATGATGATTTCAATGACGTG GGGTTCACTGATCTGCAGATGGCCACTGGTCATAGGGATGAGCAGTTCACAgcagagagagaaagagagattaGACAG GTCCTCAAATCAGTTAATGAGCTTGCCCAAATCTTGAAGGATCTGTCAGTCCTAGTGATTGATCAG GGGACAATAGTTGATCGGATAGACCACAATGTTCAAAGTGTGTCGGCATCAGTAGAGGAAGGCTTCAAACAACTACAGAAG GCAGAGAGGTCTCAGAGGAAGGGGGGAATGGTGAAATGCGCGACTGTTCTTGTAATCATGTGCTTCGTTATGCTAGTCCTGTTGGTCCTTAAGCAGATTCTCTTATAA
- the LOC107864072 gene encoding COBRA-like protein 7, with protein MATLLIFPPLILLISLPVSISQTSSNNARDCNGIFITYIYDSGFPLPPNVSAYDPNNQAYNFRSNLTILNNSPDELKSWRVFVGFQHRELLVSASHAVLADGTILPGDAGNGTVFAGFPNTDLKSAIQTAGDVNQMQARIELVGTQYGVASPAVPLPSSISLANDGFLCPPSTSQGDLTQVCCLKDSSAKSNTTTYEEIQPRQEGDLTIMFDVTSSSESNYWAQVTISNNNHTSRLANWQLSWEWMRDEFIYSMKGAYPTVVDTGDCIFGKQGEYYKGMDFSKALNCEKRPTIIDLPLEKTNDTTLGMVPFCCRNGTILPPFMDASKSKSAFELQVYKMSPDLNISAIHPPQNWKINGTNSPGYVCGPPVRVSPSLFPNPAGLSSDTAAVASWQVICNISSSTLKKPKCCVSFSAFFNDSVVPCNTCACGCNASPGNMCSATEPALLLPSKALLVPFDNRTEMAKDFNRRRDLPNPLPCGDNCGVSINWHLLSDFTGGWTARITLFNWDDTDIVDWFGAIQLDKAIQGFEKGYSFNGTIIPDANNTIFIQGFSGLNYLVAERRGDNPRKDPPVPGTQQSVLSFTKKTTPGINVGAGDGFPSKVYFNGEECSLPVILPSGSTRRVPLASSAFSILLTMLVLMVLQLSLWLEI; from the exons ATGGCCACTTTGTTAATCTTTCCCCCCCTGATCCTCTTAATTTCTCTTCCTGTTTCGATTTCTCAAACCTCCTCCAACAATGCTAGAGACTGCAATGGCATATTCATAACTTACATTTACGATTCTGGCTTTCCTCTTCCCCCAAACGTCTCAGCATATGACCCCAACAACCAAGCCTACAATTTCAGGTCCAACCTCACAATCCTCAACAACAGTCCTGATGAGCTCAAGTCTTGGAGGGTCTTTGTTGGCTTCCAGCACAGGGAATTGTTGGTCTCTGCTTCACATGCTGTGCTTGCTGATGGAACCATTCTGCCAGGTGATGCTGGAAATGGAACTGTCTTTGCTGGCTTTCCCAACACTGACCTTAAGTCCGCGATTCAGACTGCTGGAGACGTCAATCAAATGCAGGCTCGAATTGAGTTGGTTGGTACACAGTATGGTGTTGCATCTCCTGCTGTCCCTTTGCCTTCTTCGATCAGTCTGGCTAATGATGGCTTCTTGTGTCCTCCTTCTACATCTCAAG GAGATCTGACCCAAGTTTGTTGTCTCAAAGATTCAAGCGCCAAATCCAACACCACGACCTATGAGGAAATCCAACCTCGGCAAGAGGGTGATCTTACAATAATGTTTGATGTCACTAGCTCATCCGAATCCAATTACTGGGCACAAGTCACAATCTCAAATAACAACCACACTAGTCGTCTTGCTAACTGGCAATTAAGCTGGGAATGGATGAGGGACGAGTTCATCTATAGCATGAAGGGTGCTTATCCTACGGTTGTTGATACAGGGGACTGTATCTTTGGTAAGCAGGGTGAATATTACAAGGGCATGGATTTTTCGAAGGCCTTGAACTGTGAAAAAAGACCCACAATCATCGACCTTCCTTTGGAAAAGACAAATGATACAACCTTAGGAATGGTTCCTTTCTGTTGTCGAAATGGAACCATTCTGCCACCTTTCATGGATGCAAGCAAGTCCAAGTCAGCTTTTGAACTGCAAGTCTACAAGATGTCGCCAGACCTTAACATAAGTGCTATCCACCCTCCACAGAACTGGAAAATAAATGGAACTAACAGTCCTGGTTATGTATGTGGGCCGCCAGTACGAGTATCCCCTAGCCTCTTCCCTAATCCTGCAGGGCTATCTTCAGATACAGCTGCTGTTGCTAGCTGGCAAGTAATCTGCAACATTAGCAGTTCAACCttaaagaagccaaagtgttgtGTCTCATTCTCTGCCTTCTTCAATGATTCTGTTGTTCCTTGTAACACCTGTGCCTGTGGCTGCAACGCGAGCCCCGGTAATATGTGCAGTGCCACCGAGCCAGCACTGCTTTTACCATCAAAGGCACTTCTGGTGCCCTTCGACAACCGAACTGAAATGGCAAAGGACTTTAACAGAAGGCGAGATTTGCCAAATCCCTTGCCTTGCGGAGACAACTGTGGAGTCAGCATTAACTGGCATTTGCTTAGCGATTTCACAGGCGGATGGACAGCAAGAATAACTCTGTTTAATTGGGATGACACTGACATTGTTGACTGGTTTGGTGCCATACAGTTGGATAAAGCCATACAAGGTTTTGAAAAAGGGTATTCTTTCAACGGAACCATCATACCTGATGCTAACAACACAATATTTATACAGGGGTTTTCAGGCTTAAATTACCTGGTTGCAGAGAGGAGAGGAGACAATCCAAGGAAAGATCCTCCAGTTCCTGGTACCCAGCAATCAGTCTTATCTTTCACAAAGAAGACCACACCTGGAATCAATGTAGGAGCAGGTGATGGTTTTCCAAGCAAAGTTTACTTCAATGGAGAAGAGTGTTCCCTTCCTGTAATACTTCCTTCTGGTAGTACTCGCAGAGTCCCTCTAGCCTCCAGTGCTTTTAGCATTCTTCTTACCATGCTAGTCCTCATGGTTCTGCAACTATCGCTTTGGCTAGAAATATGA
- the LOC107866424 gene encoding uncharacterized protein LOC107866424 — protein MKQHYMKKFKAFTDEPNDAFIDGLKACLEGATVITSSEDGEDKDDDWDLGENVVLKHVTRGSRTSKLRASGKTPMIKNMEERVFRLEESIKDIADFVKEERLRRAEKKRQKKRDETEGVQVQSRYSVVRAGRDDSGIKEALLEVVALEHASINVDEVISLRLQLL, from the exons ATGAAGCAGCACTACATGAAAAAGTTCAAAGCATTTACAGACGAACCGAATGACGCATTCATCGATGGCTTGAAGGCCTGTCTGGAGGGTGCGACTGTCATCACCTCATCGGAGGATGGTGAGGATAAGGATGATGACTGGGATTTGGGTGAAAATGTTGTTTTAAAGCATGTCACTCGGGGTTCGAGGACAAGTAAGCTGAGAGCATCGGGAAAGACACCGATGATTAAAAATATGGAAGAGCGCGTGTTTAGGCTGGAGGAGTCGATCAAGGACATCGCTGATTTCGTAAAAGAAGAGAGACTGAGGAGAGCAGAAAAGAAGAGgcaaaagaagagagatgaaacTGAAG GTGTGCAGGTGCAAAGTCGGTATTCAGTAGTGAGGGCTGGCCGCGATGACAGCGGCATCAAAGAAGCCCTCCTTGAGGTAGTAGCTTTGGAACATGCCTCCATCAATGTTGATGAGGTGATATCCCTGAGGTTGCAGCTGTTATAG
- the LOC107864073 gene encoding syntaxin-43 isoform X3: MDAFTVGLPPAWVDVSEEVAASIHQAQVKLAELKKCHAKALTPSFGDGREDQHVIEVLTMEITDILRKSEKRLQKLSARGSSEDSNVRKNVQRSLATDLQNLSVELRRMQSLYLKQLRQQSEGHDGLDLEMNEKKSSFLDDDFNDVGFTDLQMATGHRDEQFTAEREREIRQVLKSVNELAQILKDLSVLVIDQGTIVDRIDHNVQSVSASVEEGFKQLQKAERSQRKGGMVKCATVLVIMCFVMLVLLVLKQILL, encoded by the exons AT GGATGCATTTACAGTGGGTTTACCTCCAGCCTGGGTTGATGTTTCTGAAGAAGTTGCAGCTAGCATACATCAGGCTCAAGTCAAATTGGCAGAATTAAAGAAGTGCCATGCTAAAGCTCTGACTCCATCTTTTGGTGATGGAAGAGAAGATCAACATGTGATAGAGGTTCTGACCATGGAGATTACAGATATATTAAGGAAGTCAGAGAAGAGATTACAGAAGCTTTCAGCAAGAGGATCTTCTGAGGATTCAAATGTTAGAAAAAATGTGCAG CGTTCTCTGGCGACAGACCTTCAAAACCTTTCTGTTGAGCTTCGGAGGATGCAATCACTGTATCTTAAACAGTTGCGGCAGCAATCAGAG GGACATGATGGACTTGATTTGGAGATGAATGAAAAGAAGTCTAGCTTTCTGGATGATGATTTCAATGACGTG GGGTTCACTGATCTGCAGATGGCCACTGGTCATAGGGATGAGCAGTTCACAgcagagagagaaagagagattaGACAG GTCCTCAAATCAGTTAATGAGCTTGCCCAAATCTTGAAGGATCTGTCAGTCCTAGTGATTGATCAG GGGACAATAGTTGATCGGATAGACCACAATGTTCAAAGTGTGTCGGCATCAGTAGAGGAAGGCTTCAAACAACTACAGAAG GCAGAGAGGTCTCAGAGGAAGGGGGGAATGGTGAAATGCGCGACTGTTCTTGTAATCATGTGCTTCGTTATGCTAGTCCTGTTGGTCCTTAAGCAGATTCTCTTATAA
- the LOC107864073 gene encoding syntaxin-43 isoform X1, which yields MATRNRSRVFKSYRDTLNDNRIPFTSSSSSVIEMPTSSFLNSNPSYAPLSTQEDVAPSTSRDAFTVGLPPAWVDVSEEVAASIHQAQVKLAELKKCHAKALTPSFGDGREDQHVIEVLTMEITDILRKSEKRLQKLSARGSSEDSNVRKNVQRSLATDLQNLSVELRRMQSLYLKQLRQQSEGHDGLDLEMNEKKSSFLDDDFNDVGFTDLQMATGHRDEQFTAEREREIRQVLKSVNELAQILKDLSVLVIDQGTIVDRIDHNVQSVSASVEEGFKQLQKAERSQRKGGMVKCATVLVIMCFVMLVLLVLKQILL from the exons ATGGCGACAAGAAATAGAAGTAGGGTTTTCAAAAGTTACAGAGACACATTGAACGATAATCGTATACCTttcacttcttcttcttcttcagttaTCGAAATGCCCACTTCTTCTTTTCTTAATTCTAATCCTTCCTATGCTCCTCTTAGTACCCAAGAAGATGTCGCTCCTTCTACATCCAG GGATGCATTTACAGTGGGTTTACCTCCAGCCTGGGTTGATGTTTCTGAAGAAGTTGCAGCTAGCATACATCAGGCTCAAGTCAAATTGGCAGAATTAAAGAAGTGCCATGCTAAAGCTCTGACTCCATCTTTTGGTGATGGAAGAGAAGATCAACATGTGATAGAGGTTCTGACCATGGAGATTACAGATATATTAAGGAAGTCAGAGAAGAGATTACAGAAGCTTTCAGCAAGAGGATCTTCTGAGGATTCAAATGTTAGAAAAAATGTGCAG CGTTCTCTGGCGACAGACCTTCAAAACCTTTCTGTTGAGCTTCGGAGGATGCAATCACTGTATCTTAAACAGTTGCGGCAGCAATCAGAG GGACATGATGGACTTGATTTGGAGATGAATGAAAAGAAGTCTAGCTTTCTGGATGATGATTTCAATGACGTG GGGTTCACTGATCTGCAGATGGCCACTGGTCATAGGGATGAGCAGTTCACAgcagagagagaaagagagattaGACAG GTCCTCAAATCAGTTAATGAGCTTGCCCAAATCTTGAAGGATCTGTCAGTCCTAGTGATTGATCAG GGGACAATAGTTGATCGGATAGACCACAATGTTCAAAGTGTGTCGGCATCAGTAGAGGAAGGCTTCAAACAACTACAGAAG GCAGAGAGGTCTCAGAGGAAGGGGGGAATGGTGAAATGCGCGACTGTTCTTGTAATCATGTGCTTCGTTATGCTAGTCCTGTTGGTCCTTAAGCAGATTCTCTTATAA